The following proteins come from a genomic window of Aquimarina sp. MAR_2010_214:
- a CDS encoding IS1595 family transposase, translated as MIPEDFRDFFISSSALVQSEIVSTLLEISTEGSALIDSNQSKAISCPHCKCNKIKANGKLKGVQRYVCNTCHKNFSETTGKFWYNLKKKDKVNRYLFCLLSGYSIRKSAKETGISIQTSFDWRHKLLVSFGSVSVDEFQGILESDDLFFAYSEKGNRNLDRPARKRGAKASKAGLSNEKVAVIASCDRSGNKDFKVATRGRISKSDLETILQGKLAKVETLCSDSHRSYTAFAKDKKVAHKKFNASKGQRAVDKIYHVQNVNNMDMRLRKFMEPFNGVATKYLQNYLNWFLVLEKIKNSTSKMATVAAIAFASNTAWMEFKNIVVNNMLFRT; from the coding sequence ATGATACCAGAAGATTTTAGAGATTTTTTCATTAGTTCATCGGCTTTGGTTCAATCAGAAATTGTTTCCACATTATTGGAGATCTCTACTGAGGGTTCAGCCCTGATTGATAGCAATCAGAGTAAAGCCATAAGCTGTCCTCATTGTAAGTGCAATAAAATTAAGGCTAATGGTAAGCTCAAAGGAGTACAGCGCTATGTTTGTAATACTTGTCATAAAAACTTTAGTGAAACTACCGGTAAGTTCTGGTACAACCTCAAGAAGAAAGACAAAGTTAATCGTTATTTATTCTGTTTACTCTCTGGATATAGTATTCGCAAGAGTGCCAAAGAAACAGGGATTTCTATTCAGACTTCTTTTGATTGGAGGCACAAATTACTTGTCTCCTTTGGGAGCGTAAGTGTGGATGAATTCCAAGGAATCCTAGAGAGTGATGATCTTTTCTTTGCTTACTCTGAAAAAGGGAATCGAAATTTGGATCGTCCTGCTAGAAAACGTGGCGCAAAGGCAAGTAAAGCTGGTCTCAGTAATGAAAAAGTAGCTGTGATAGCCAGTTGTGACCGATCAGGGAACAAAGATTTCAAAGTAGCTACCAGAGGTCGCATTAGTAAAAGTGACTTGGAGACTATATTACAAGGGAAGTTGGCTAAAGTAGAAACCCTTTGTAGCGACAGTCACAGAAGCTATACTGCATTTGCAAAAGACAAGAAGGTAGCACACAAAAAATTTAATGCTTCGAAGGGTCAAAGAGCTGTTGACAAAATATATCACGTACAAAATGTGAATAATATGGATATGCGTCTAAGGAAATTTATGGAGCCCTTCAATGGAGTGGCAACAAAATACCTTCAGAATTATCTGAATTGGTTTTTAGTCTTAGAAAAAATAAAAAATTCAACCAGTAAAATGGCAACCGTAGCAGCTATAGCCTTTGCTTCCAATACTGCCTGGATGGAATTTAAAAACATAGTAGTAAATAATATGCTTTTTAGAACTTAG
- a CDS encoding serine hydrolase: MKKLVFLFPVLSFFISCSTTPEAVVAPDHIKLVETNLSHPVYIKGDSTWTIEERMKHYGVPGVSIAVIKDYKIDWIKSYGIMDKESKSPVTDQTLFQAGSISKPVAAYGALTLVEQGKIDLDKDVNTYLQSWKLPDSEFTKEKKVALKHLLNHSGGLTVHGFLGYSPDLPVPTLVQVLNGESPANSGAIFVDKVPEKSFRYSGGGYTVMQQMMIDVAQESFPQLMSELVLQPLQMSNSTYDQPLQSEQLKMAATGYLPDGSTTKGKRHTYPEMAAAGLWTTAEDLAKFAVNIQQTLKGESKAALSQDMTTTMLTPFVEDFSGLGIFINKMEDEIYFGHGGWDEGFSSEMIAHKDKGYGVVILTNSNHPDFISELIRSVALSYSWDDFVPTYEKKEINADQLKEISGRYRLQNDNLIEIYHTNNQLFRKDLGAEPVALFKVSDSIYISRENNQPVQFTTEAESGQLNMLLIHPMKKTVESTLVLMKEGEKIPFEFLEEGNFEEGLKAYQEVMKTDANDPAVSENNLNRLGYRFMGIENLKLAQDIFKVNILLYPESFNVYDSYAEACMKIGDLDLAIENYKKSYSLNEKNTNALKMIEEIEQKKQNQVE; encoded by the coding sequence ATGAAAAAACTCGTATTCCTCTTCCCTGTCCTTTCTTTTTTTATATCCTGCTCTACTACCCCAGAAGCGGTCGTTGCACCGGATCATATAAAGTTGGTAGAAACCAACCTTAGTCACCCCGTATATATTAAAGGAGATTCGACATGGACTATAGAAGAACGTATGAAACATTACGGAGTTCCGGGAGTAAGCATTGCTGTTATTAAAGATTATAAGATCGATTGGATAAAGAGCTATGGTATTATGGATAAGGAAAGTAAATCTCCTGTTACTGATCAGACGCTTTTTCAGGCAGGTTCTATTAGTAAGCCTGTAGCAGCATACGGGGCATTAACACTTGTAGAACAGGGCAAAATAGATCTCGATAAAGATGTAAATACCTATTTACAATCCTGGAAATTACCCGACAGTGAATTCACTAAAGAAAAGAAAGTTGCGCTCAAGCATCTTCTTAATCATTCTGGAGGACTAACCGTACATGGTTTTTTAGGGTACAGTCCTGATCTACCTGTGCCTACACTAGTACAAGTCTTAAACGGAGAATCCCCAGCTAATTCTGGAGCTATCTTTGTAGATAAAGTCCCGGAAAAAAGTTTTCGTTACTCTGGAGGAGGATATACAGTGATGCAACAAATGATGATCGATGTAGCCCAAGAGTCATTTCCACAACTTATGAGTGAGTTAGTATTACAGCCTTTACAAATGAGTAATAGTACATATGATCAACCCTTACAAAGTGAACAGTTAAAAATGGCTGCAACTGGTTATTTGCCAGATGGTTCTACGACCAAAGGAAAAAGACATACCTATCCAGAAATGGCCGCAGCAGGACTATGGACTACCGCAGAGGACCTGGCCAAATTTGCAGTTAATATACAACAGACACTAAAAGGAGAAAGTAAAGCAGCATTATCCCAGGATATGACCACCACAATGCTAACTCCGTTTGTAGAAGATTTTAGTGGATTAGGCATCTTTATAAACAAAATGGAAGACGAAATCTACTTTGGCCACGGAGGCTGGGACGAAGGGTTTTCTAGTGAAATGATAGCTCATAAAGATAAAGGATACGGAGTGGTTATATTAACCAACTCTAATCACCCTGATTTTATTTCAGAATTGATTCGATCGGTAGCACTTTCCTATTCATGGGATGATTTTGTACCAACATATGAGAAAAAGGAAATAAATGCTGATCAACTTAAAGAAATTAGCGGTCGATATCGTCTGCAAAACGATAACTTAATCGAGATATATCACACCAATAATCAGTTATTCAGAAAAGATCTAGGCGCAGAACCTGTAGCGCTATTTAAGGTATCTGATAGTATCTATATTAGTAGAGAAAACAATCAACCTGTTCAGTTTACAACCGAGGCAGAAAGTGGACAATTGAATATGCTACTTATACATCCTATGAAAAAAACAGTTGAATCTACTCTGGTATTGATGAAAGAAGGTGAAAAAATTCCTTTTGAGTTCCTTGAAGAAGGTAATTTTGAAGAAGGTCTGAAAGCGTATCAGGAAGTGATGAAAACTGACGCTAATGATCCTGCAGTCTCAGAAAACAATTTAAATCGATTAGGATATCGTTTTATGGGTATCGAAAACTTAAAATTAGCACAAGATATATTTAAAGTCAATATACTACTCTATCCAGAAAGTTTTAATGTATATGATAGTTATGCTGAAGCCTGTATGAAAATCGGAGATCTGGATTTGGCCATAGAGAACTACAAAAAATCGTATAGCCTTAATGAGAAAAATACGAATGCACTAAAAATGATCGAAGAAATAGAGCAGAAAAAGCAAAATCAAGTCGAGTAA
- a CDS encoding 7TM-DISM domain-containing protein has protein sequence MIAKQVFKNIPKPFGLFFFLIFCCIVSGYAQKYQLTNDVLEKEYLDNSVLFIYEDVTTNLSFEQISAENFQHHFVPKQNGYAYDSSGTIWLKFTIENTSDARRDFVVFSNDWDVQFFTKNKGNNFFTAPQGVLPNSFNNKLYTGENADGKILDYLLPNTSRTYYIKMPGALYNVSFKSFDFVYISDRAVVKEKALFDLWTSSIYVGVLFLVLLANFYLMITAFKKSYIFYAFYSISHVLFFTGYYQIPTLLSFTWPITHSIFLPITSSLYLLFVHEYLSIEKHSRVVSIIFKSYIICTILSVIVLFYLCLTDMVTYYHVLPKVNITNLTFLLVSSFLIMVIPGKFKYFILLGTLFIAIGATFTWITQYNDAMVQTFSYSIAGNAIEKIVFLFGIFYLHNQEQNAARVKLLSAQKQLELSKQQLKNFSNSIREKNKLIETFEQQIEASTNTLPQKEENLQQLTKSIILTEEDWVGFKKLYEEVHPNFFYILKSKYPTLTNAEIRMIALLKLHLSNKEIAGMLGINSNSVVKTKYRLRKKISDEEDIDIDTVIESI, from the coding sequence ATGATTGCAAAACAAGTATTTAAAAACATTCCTAAACCCTTTGGTTTATTCTTTTTTTTAATTTTTTGTTGTATAGTTTCTGGCTACGCCCAGAAATATCAGCTTACCAATGATGTTTTAGAAAAAGAATATCTAGATAACTCTGTACTCTTTATTTATGAAGACGTTACAACAAACTTATCTTTTGAACAGATTAGTGCAGAAAACTTTCAACATCACTTTGTTCCCAAACAAAATGGCTACGCATACGATAGTAGTGGAACTATCTGGCTGAAATTTACAATCGAAAACACCTCGGATGCACGAAGAGATTTTGTAGTCTTTTCAAATGATTGGGATGTGCAGTTTTTCACAAAAAACAAAGGAAACAATTTCTTTACAGCCCCCCAGGGAGTGCTCCCTAATAGCTTTAATAATAAGTTATATACCGGAGAAAATGCAGATGGAAAAATTCTGGACTATCTGCTCCCCAATACCTCTAGAACGTATTATATAAAAATGCCCGGAGCCTTATATAATGTTTCTTTTAAAAGTTTTGATTTTGTATACATTAGTGATCGTGCAGTTGTAAAAGAAAAAGCGTTATTTGATCTATGGACAAGCAGTATCTATGTTGGAGTACTATTTCTGGTATTACTGGCCAACTTTTATCTTATGATCACTGCATTTAAGAAAAGTTATATTTTTTATGCATTCTATAGCATTAGCCATGTACTCTTTTTTACCGGGTATTATCAAATCCCAACCCTATTGTCATTTACCTGGCCAATTACACACAGTATATTTCTTCCGATCACCTCATCATTATATCTTTTGTTCGTTCATGAGTATTTAAGTATCGAAAAACATAGTAGAGTTGTAAGTATCATTTTTAAAAGCTATATCATCTGTACTATATTGTCTGTGATCGTCTTATTCTACCTTTGCCTGACTGATATGGTTACATACTATCATGTGTTACCAAAAGTAAATATTACTAACCTTACATTTTTATTGGTAAGTAGCTTTCTCATAATGGTAATCCCAGGGAAATTTAAATATTTTATCCTTCTCGGAACTCTATTTATTGCTATTGGAGCTACTTTTACCTGGATTACACAATACAATGATGCAATGGTACAGACATTTTCTTATTCTATTGCCGGAAATGCGATTGAAAAAATTGTATTCTTATTTGGGATATTTTACCTCCATAATCAGGAACAAAATGCTGCCAGAGTCAAATTACTTTCTGCACAAAAGCAGCTAGAATTAAGTAAACAGCAACTCAAAAATTTCTCTAATTCAATCCGAGAAAAGAATAAACTTATTGAAACATTTGAACAACAAATTGAAGCATCAACAAATACACTACCACAAAAAGAAGAAAACCTGCAGCAACTAACCAAATCTATTATACTTACAGAAGAGGATTGGGTAGGTTTTAAAAAGCTGTATGAAGAAGTACATCCAAATTTCTTTTATATATTAAAATCTAAATATCCAACATTAACCAATGCCGAGATTCGTATGATTGCGTTACTAAAACTGCACTTATCGAATAAAGAAATTGCCGGTATGTTAGGGATCAATTCTAATAGTGTAGTCAAAACAAAATATCGCCTCAGAAAAAAGATATCTGATGAAGAAGATATCGATATCGATACTGTAATAGAAAGTATATAA
- a CDS encoding AraC family transcriptional regulator: MGGATYEKGIFINAIHIHFLIYIIAIFIILYKAKKIFLENYSQANIDIYKWLFQLNVLISIIFGFGIFKNIFRTFSTDIQSLHFTRIIITLLLLGFICWIILKGLYNPKIFRGIDSTLKPVNNLITTNQSSSTTKIIDNTIQQQVDLLKAYMEEKHPYLNPTLTIQNLAEQIHIPSRELSVLINHHLNQHFFDFVNEYRIQHAMDILKDPTKKQVTVLEILYEVGFNSKSSFNTSFKKYAGVTPTQYRKNHL; encoded by the coding sequence ATGGGGGGTGCAACATATGAAAAAGGAATTTTTATTAACGCCATTCATATTCATTTTTTAATATATATCATAGCAATATTTATCATATTATATAAAGCCAAAAAAATATTTTTAGAGAATTACTCTCAAGCAAACATAGATATCTACAAATGGTTATTTCAGCTTAATGTATTGATCAGCATTATTTTTGGTTTTGGTATTTTTAAAAATATATTTAGAACATTTAGTACAGATATACAATCACTTCATTTTACAAGAATTATTATAACATTACTCTTATTAGGTTTTATATGTTGGATTATATTAAAAGGCCTTTATAATCCAAAAATTTTTAGAGGAATTGATTCTACACTAAAACCTGTAAATAATCTCATTACCACTAATCAGTCATCTTCAACAACCAAAATAATTGATAACACTATACAACAACAGGTTGATCTTCTAAAAGCCTATATGGAAGAAAAACATCCTTATCTAAATCCTACTTTGACCATTCAAAATTTAGCAGAACAAATACATATCCCATCCAGAGAATTATCTGTATTAATTAATCATCATCTAAATCAGCATTTTTTTGATTTTGTAAATGAATATCGTATTCAACATGCGATGGATATTTTAAAAGATCCTACTAAAAAACAAGTAACTGTTCTCGAAATCTTGTATGAAGTAGGTTTTAATTCTAAATCTTCTTTCAACACTTCTTTTAAAAAATACGCTGGCGTCACCCCTACTCAATACAGGAAAAACCACTTATAA
- a CDS encoding AraC family transcriptional regulator — MDNYAILSIISLMIVFISSLFAIFLLTVKTKNKTSNRLIAAFLILVAIDISSFFYHRFIDMPLTLEMIRMDLPSFSSPVLYLFFLSVIYIDFKLKPKHLLHGLPFVISTLIFTPRFYLASQEAKLSFMNNYMLTPESISTMIIGHIQVIAYIIAIFVILKKSKKIMLENYSNATTAKHKWLFQLNVISSFIFVVSTSKTIFKFYNDDFQTVNIARIIVVFLVLCFICWLILKALYNPGFFRGIDSKLLPVENMITKNETVINLPDDKVIQDQIQQLKTYMIDQKPYLNPTLTIQNLADDLQLPVREVSILINHHLNQHFFDFVNEYRIQHAKDILQNPAKKQFTILEILYEVGFNSKSSFNTAFKKYANVTPTEYRKKANHA, encoded by the coding sequence ATGGATAACTACGCTATTCTTAGCATTATAAGCTTGATGATTGTTTTTATATCATCACTTTTTGCCATCTTCTTACTAACTGTAAAAACCAAAAACAAAACCAGTAATCGACTTATTGCTGCTTTTCTTATTCTTGTAGCCATCGATATCAGCTCTTTTTTCTACCATAGATTTATAGATATGCCTCTAACGCTAGAAATGATACGTATGGATCTTCCATCTTTTTCAAGTCCGGTGCTTTATCTTTTTTTCTTATCGGTTATCTATATAGATTTTAAGCTGAAACCAAAACATCTGTTACATGGCCTCCCTTTCGTAATAAGTACCTTGATATTTACACCCAGATTTTATTTGGCAAGCCAAGAAGCCAAACTTTCTTTTATGAATAATTATATGCTAACTCCAGAATCCATTTCCACTATGATTATTGGTCATATTCAGGTTATAGCATATATCATTGCCATTTTTGTCATCTTAAAGAAATCTAAGAAGATAATGCTGGAAAACTACTCTAATGCAACCACGGCAAAACATAAATGGTTGTTTCAGTTAAACGTTATTTCTAGTTTTATCTTTGTTGTTAGTACTTCAAAAACGATATTTAAGTTTTATAATGATGATTTCCAAACCGTAAATATTGCCAGAATTATTGTTGTGTTTCTGGTCCTATGCTTTATATGCTGGTTAATTTTAAAAGCATTGTATAATCCAGGGTTTTTTAGAGGAATTGATTCTAAATTACTTCCGGTAGAAAATATGATTACAAAGAATGAAACAGTAATCAATCTCCCAGACGATAAAGTGATTCAGGATCAAATACAACAATTAAAAACGTATATGATCGACCAAAAACCGTATCTAAATCCTACACTTACTATACAGAATTTGGCAGATGATCTGCAACTACCCGTTAGAGAAGTATCGATTCTGATCAATCATCATCTTAATCAACATTTTTTTGATTTTGTAAATGAATATCGTATTCAACATGCCAAAGATATTTTACAAAACCCAGCAAAAAAACAATTTACTATTCTGGAAATTTTATATGAAGTAGGTTTTAACTCTAAATCTTCTTTTAATACCGCATTTAAAAAATATGCAAATGTGACACCCACAGAATATCGTAAAAAAGCAAATCATGCATAA
- a CDS encoding Crp/Fnr family transcriptional regulator, whose translation MIRINQELLNFFSRLSESSASGLVKEIRYFSKDKIVTQGKYVSSIYIIKSGVVKCYVNEDNGRDFIQEFFSTGEILGELEVFNDIISFCNAEAITEVTGYQIDVKDFYTLLENHPELNILLLKALANKVRDTAIRASQQQSYPIAYNLKKLMKFSSDEAMAFSKQDIADYLGITLRSLNRALHEIS comes from the coding sequence ATGATACGGATCAATCAAGAATTATTAAATTTCTTTTCAAGACTTTCTGAATCTTCGGCAAGTGGTTTGGTAAAAGAGATAAGATATTTTTCTAAAGACAAAATAGTTACTCAAGGAAAATATGTATCCTCTATATATATCATAAAAAGTGGCGTGGTAAAATGTTATGTCAACGAAGATAATGGTAGAGATTTTATACAGGAGTTTTTTAGCACTGGTGAAATCCTTGGAGAATTAGAAGTCTTTAATGATATTATTAGTTTTTGCAATGCAGAAGCGATAACAGAAGTTACTGGATACCAGATTGATGTCAAAGATTTCTATACCTTATTAGAAAATCATCCTGAACTTAATATATTGTTATTAAAAGCATTAGCCAATAAAGTAAGAGATACTGCGATTAGAGCATCCCAACAACAATCATATCCTATAGCATATAATCTCAAAAAACTAATGAAATTTTCTTCTGATGAAGCCATGGCTTTTTCTAAACAAGATATAGCCGATTATTTAGGAATAACGCTACGCAGTCTTAATAGAGCATTACATGAGATATCTTAA